A portion of the Mesoplasma entomophilum genome contains these proteins:
- a CDS encoding lipoprotein: MKKLLSIIGAVGITATGASVVVSCGNKTTGPEVVETNLANLVSNKNVKVILGNERNKSVILDTIIAQNSKANLTKADLKLTITGTEKNPVYTLTSATEKYTGEVLITVEAEKDLTKIFAVKDFTLSSSNNDKDVVKEAIFEANKSTGANQLEEIKDVIFSFANSVKGDYTEVTVKASPIGSLKGLTGQVKMTVKWESDLAKLVTNTTVVLGDDSPEVDVVLNKVIELNPSAALDKTVGIKFDEKTKEYTLMPKADSKFTGNVLINVKKGQELKLAETASKIETVTGATNDEILDLIIKAQTEANKASQENLLIAKEDVQLVVTKDDQGNNVYTLKSVNNGVKYFGEVTIEVTFKDDLNKLNLNNVVTLPIGSTNNDVLEYVIKNNTKTVTATDDDGFATTKEEPILNEADVKLVVTTTGEGKTAKTVYTLESSDNGTKYTGKLVLNVTFKKSNITGLDAKALGLTVTPATTADQILEALNKKLGLTTDATKLVLDKDVTIKSDAAEANGSIPEKPATKWTVSVVKASGSGTNAIKASEKVEGSDITLAIDSRKDLKDAEGMEIPTELTSTKVLAELNTELGLTEEKDKLLSGTDVTISIDQPTYEKDGKITISAVSTSKKIKGEALELIVGKVTDSRKDLSEAKDMAIPADLKPTSVLAALNTELKLEDVAKLELNKDVTISVVNPQQSKEGKVTISAVSGSKKIKGETLEFELPATTPRKDLKEAEGMEIPTTDLSNDSVLAALNTELKLEDDAKLALDKDVTISIEQVTTTSNGKDETKVTVKISAVATSKKVKGETITLTTK; this comes from the coding sequence ATGAAAAAATTATTATCAATTATAGGAGCGGTTGGAATAACTGCAACAGGAGCTTCAGTTGTTGTTTCATGTGGTAACAAAACAACTGGTCCTGAGGTTGTTGAAACAAATTTAGCTAATTTAGTTTCAAACAAAAATGTTAAAGTTATATTAGGTAATGAGAGAAACAAAAGTGTTATTTTAGACACAATTATTGCACAAAACTCAAAAGCTAACTTAACAAAAGCTGACTTAAAATTAACAATAACAGGAACTGAAAAAAATCCAGTTTATACTTTAACTTCAGCAACTGAAAAATATACAGGTGAAGTTTTAATTACAGTTGAAGCTGAAAAAGATTTAACAAAAATATTTGCTGTAAAAGATTTTACTCTTTCAAGTAGCAATAATGATAAAGATGTTGTTAAAGAAGCAATTTTTGAAGCAAATAAATCAACAGGTGCAAACCAATTAGAAGAAATTAAAGATGTTATTTTTAGTTTTGCAAATTCAGTAAAAGGAGATTATACTGAAGTAACTGTAAAAGCATCACCTATTGGTTCTCTTAAAGGACTAACAGGTCAAGTAAAAATGACTGTTAAATGAGAAAGTGATCTAGCTAAATTAGTAACTAACACAACAGTTGTTTTAGGAGACGATTCACCAGAAGTTGATGTTGTATTAAATAAAGTTATTGAACTTAACCCAAGCGCAGCTTTAGATAAAACTGTTGGAATTAAGTTTGATGAAAAAACAAAAGAATATACATTAATGCCAAAAGCTGATTCAAAATTTACAGGTAATGTTTTAATTAATGTTAAAAAAGGACAAGAATTAAAACTTGCTGAAACAGCATCAAAAATTGAAACAGTAACAGGTGCAACAAACGATGAAATTTTAGATTTAATTATTAAAGCTCAAACAGAAGCAAATAAAGCAAGTCAAGAAAATTTATTGATTGCTAAAGAAGATGTACAACTTGTTGTTACAAAAGATGATCAAGGTAACAATGTTTATACATTAAAATCAGTAAACAACGGAGTTAAATACTTTGGTGAAGTTACAATTGAAGTAACATTCAAAGATGATTTAAATAAATTAAACTTAAACAATGTTGTTACTTTACCAATTGGTTCAACAAATAATGATGTTTTAGAATATGTTATAAAAAATAATACTAAAACAGTTACAGCAACAGATGACGATGGTTTTGCAACAACAAAAGAAGAACCAATTTTAAATGAAGCAGATGTTAAATTAGTTGTTACAACAACAGGTGAAGGAAAAACTGCTAAAACTGTTTATACTTTAGAATCTTCAGATAATGGTACAAAATATACAGGTAAACTTGTTTTAAATGTAACATTTAAAAAATCAAATATTACAGGTTTAGATGCTAAAGCATTAGGTTTAACTGTAACTCCTGCAACTACAGCTGATCAAATTCTTGAAGCATTAAACAAAAAATTAGGATTAACAACAGATGCAACTAAATTAGTTTTAGATAAAGATGTAACTATCAAAAGCGATGCGGCTGAAGCAAATGGTTCAATACCAGAAAAACCTGCAACAAAATGAACTGTTAGTGTAGTTAAAGCAAGTGGATCAGGTACAAATGCTATTAAAGCAAGTGAAAAAGTTGAAGGTAGTGATATAACTCTTGCAATTGATTCAAGAAAAGACTTAAAAGATGCAGAAGGAATGGAAATTCCAACAGAATTAACAAGTACAAAAGTTCTTGCAGAATTAAACACTGAATTAGGATTAACAGAAGAAAAAGATAAATTACTTTCAGGTACTGATGTAACTATTTCAATTGATCAACCTACTTATGAAAAAGATGGAAAAATTACAATTTCAGCTGTTTCTACAAGTAAAAAAATTAAAGGTGAAGCTCTAGAACTTATAGTTGGCAAAGTAACTGATTCAAGAAAAGACTTATCAGAAGCAAAAGACATGGCTATTCCAGCAGATTTAAAACCTACAAGTGTTCTTGCAGCATTAAACACTGAATTAAAATTAGAAGATGTTGCTAAATTAGAATTAAATAAAGATGTAACTATTTCAGTTGTTAATCCTCAACAATCTAAAGAAGGAAAAGTTACAATTTCAGCTGTTTCTGGAAGTAAAAAAATTAAAGGTGAAACTTTAGAATTTGAACTTCCAGCAACAACTCCAAGAAAAGACTTAAAAGAAGCAGAAGGAATGGAAATTCCAACAACTGACTTATCAAATGATAGTGTTCTTGCAGCATTAAACACTGAATTAAAATTAGAAGATGATGCTAAATTAGCTTTAGATAAAGATGTAACTATTTCAATTGAACAAGTAACAACAACTTCAAATGGAAAAGACGAAACAAAAGTTACAGTTAAAATTTCAGCTGTTGCAACTTCAAAAAAAGTTAAAGGCGAAACAATAACTTTAACAACAAAATAA
- a CDS encoding lipoprotein, whose translation MKKLLSILGAVGLTATGASVAVSCGTNNKGEDKEVVTTGVQALLDAAVKDKVFESDAKAIEALKAVKLTTGLVLDGEPTAKGSETKEEAETTEKTFTVKVKADKGYKLAKDSLTSFEVKASVTTGTVTPEDTEVVTTGVQALLDEAVKDKVFESDAKAIEALKAVKLTTGLVLDGEPTAKGSETKEEAETTEKTFTVKVKADKGYKLATDSLTSFDVIANVKKAIQQ comes from the coding sequence ATGAAAAAATTACTATCAATTTTAGGAGCTGTTGGTTTAACAGCTACAGGAGCTTCAGTTGCTGTTTCATGTGGAACAAACAACAAAGGTGAAGACAAAGAAGTTGTAACTACTGGAGTTCAAGCTCTATTAGATGCAGCTGTTAAAGATAAAGTATTTGAAAGCGATGCAAAAGCAATCGAAGCTTTAAAAGCCGTTAAATTAACAACAGGTTTAGTATTAGATGGTGAACCAACTGCTAAAGGAAGCGAAACTAAAGAAGAAGCTGAAACTACAGAAAAAACTTTTACAGTTAAAGTTAAAGCTGATAAAGGATACAAATTAGCTAAAGATAGTTTAACTTCTTTTGAAGTTAAAGCTTCTGTTACAACAGGAACAGTTACACCAGAAGATACAGAAGTTGTAACTACTGGAGTTCAAGCTCTATTAGATGAAGCTGTTAAAGATAAAGTATTTGAAAGCGATGCAAAAGCAATCGAAGCTTTAAAAGCTGTCAAATTAACAACAGGTTTAGTATTAGATGGTGAACCAACTGCTAAAGGAAGCGAAACTAAAGAAGAAGCTGAAACTACAGAAAAAACTTTTACAGTTAAAGTTAAAGCTGATAAAGGATACAAATTAGCTACAGATAGTTTAACTTCATTTGATGTTATTGCTAATGTAAAAAAAGCGATTCAACAATAA
- a CDS encoding GNAT family N-acetyltransferase has protein sequence MKKKFIMHSAYANDLINNFTKYYANPDEKYIKQNFNWQTDHVCVITKDQKNNLTVVSNDLLKLDNKQVKEITKEQNAMTWINFSNNEHNQNHEVLIKKKFELLHVYQGMVLQTKKWKINGSLNNPHIKVVENQIEVKAFTDIIENTFDLETIVLDKYLPIHEYNLENKVNRMILVKDENNKFVGTGNIYFDDQHAIIDDISVLVEARGKGYAKMIMFYLISHAKQIGKSEVLLFGTEDGTPVYEKLGFKLIDTYMEVFFKQ, from the coding sequence ATGAAAAAGAAATTTATAATGCATAGTGCATACGCAAATGATTTGATAAATAACTTTACTAAATATTATGCTAATCCAGATGAAAAATATATAAAACAAAATTTTAACTGACAAACTGACCATGTATGTGTGATAACTAAAGATCAAAAAAATAACTTAACAGTTGTTTCAAATGATTTATTAAAATTAGACAATAAACAAGTTAAGGAAATTACGAAAGAGCAAAATGCAATGACCTGAATTAATTTTTCTAACAATGAACATAATCAAAATCATGAAGTATTAATTAAGAAAAAATTTGAATTATTACATGTATACCAAGGAATGGTTTTACAGACAAAAAAATGAAAAATTAATGGTAGTTTGAATAACCCTCATATTAAAGTGGTTGAAAATCAAATAGAAGTTAAAGCATTTACTGATATTATTGAGAATACATTTGATTTGGAAACTATTGTATTAGATAAATACTTACCAATACATGAATATAACTTAGAAAATAAAGTTAATCGCATGATTTTAGTTAAAGATGAAAATAATAAATTTGTTGGAACAGGTAATATTTACTTTGATGATCAACATGCTATTATTGATGATATCTCAGTTTTAGTTGAAGCTAGAGGAAAAGGTTATGCAAAGATGATAATGTTTTATTTAATATCTCATGCAAAACAAATAGGAAAATCTGAAGTATTATTATTTGGTACAGAGGATGGAACTCCTGTTTATGAAAAACTAGGTTTTAAACTAATAGATACTTACATGGAAGTGTTCTTTAAACAATAA
- a CDS encoding lipoprotein: MKKRLSILETIVLTATGAFFAVSCSNEK, encoded by the coding sequence ATGAAAAAGAGATTATCTATTTTAGAAACAATTGTTTTAACAGCAACAGGTGCTTTTTTTGCTGTTTCATGTAGTAATGAAAAGTAA
- a CDS encoding Fic family protein has protein sequence MEKYLKYWKEDIGFNSNLIENQELTKEQYISYFYQKQETQEYYSVSNKNLNDRFLETLNLARIKEIFIELEIYNFKNAIEFVEKIGFYQKKEINNEYIKQISKILLENFNVSILSRLFVNGLMPTWDKKTQKQVYPNIIGEYRTTGLEKNKSDGSKMVFMSPFYIESNMIKNLEKYNSIVNDPMSTEIEKVNAALLFHINFEFIHPFAEGNGRTGRLILDWMFFRQNLFPINIKNKKNHEEYLRLLNETLSFKEKNREWTLIEEIPSDFKDFFYKLILNESKTIISNELISDEVKKNFISTNKLLEQIKNYNNEKNKFEV, from the coding sequence ATGGAAAAATATTTAAAATATTGAAAAGAAGATATTGGATTTAACTCTAACTTAATTGAAAATCAAGAATTGACAAAAGAACAGTATATTTCATATTTCTATCAAAAACAAGAAACACAAGAATATTACTCCGTCTCTAATAAAAACTTGAATGATCGCTTTTTAGAAACCTTAAATTTGGCAAGAATTAAGGAAATATTTATTGAATTAGAAATCTATAATTTTAAAAATGCTATTGAGTTTGTTGAGAAAATAGGTTTTTATCAAAAAAAAGAAATAAATAATGAATATATTAAACAAATAAGCAAAATATTGTTAGAGAATTTTAATGTCAGTATTTTAAGTAGATTATTTGTTAATGGATTAATGCCTACATGAGATAAAAAAACTCAGAAACAAGTTTATCCAAATATTATTGGTGAATATAGAACTACAGGATTAGAAAAAAATAAATCAGATGGAAGTAAAATGGTTTTTATGAGTCCATTTTATATCGAATCGAATATGATTAAAAATTTGGAAAAATATAATAGCATTGTAAATGATCCGATGTCTACTGAAATAGAAAAGGTCAATGCAGCATTATTATTTCATATAAATTTCGAATTTATTCACCCTTTTGCTGAAGGAAATGGGAGAACTGGCAGATTAATTTTAGATTGAATGTTTTTTAGACAAAATCTTTTTCCAATTAATATCAAAAACAAGAAAAACCATGAAGAATATTTAAGACTTTTAAATGAGACTTTAAGTTTTAAAGAAAAAAACAGGGAATGAACTTTAATTGAAGAAATTCCATCAGATTTCAAAGATTTTTTTTACAAACTGATACTTAATGAGTCAAAAACAATAATAAGTAATGAATTAATTTCTGATGAAGTTAAGAAAAATTTTATCTCAACAAATAAATTATTAGAACAAATTAAAAATTATAATAATGAAAAAAATAAATTTGAAGTATAG